GCGCGGCGGCCATGTCGCGCAGCGCGGCATAGACCAGCTCCAGCAACTGCGCCTCGGCCTGGGCGTCGCCGCCGCGCCAGCGCTGCAGCAGGCGGGTGACCTGCTCGCTGTCGGCCACCGCCGACGCGGAGGCCTTGCGCGCGACAGCCACGGGAAGAGGTTCGGAGTGCATGCGCCGGATTCGTCGAACGGGAAAGGGCGGCCTGCCGACGACCGCATGGCAGGAGCGGCGCCAGATTACCGCAGGATCGCGACCGCCTGTTGACGCCGGATGGCATACCCCAGGGAGGAGCGAACGCCGCCGATATTCCGCGCAATCGGCCGCGCATGCACCGCACCGGAGCACCGTTTCAGGCGTAACGATGCTGTCCTGGTGCGGCTTTCGGCACATTCGCCAGCGCGCATCGGCGACGGGGTTGACAGTGCCGCAAAGCCCATGTTTATCTCGCTGCATGTTGCATCGCCACACCAGCCCGAAGCCGACCCGCCTGCCCGCCGCGCTGCGCGCGGACGCCGCCGCGTCGCTCCTCGTACTCGTGCTTATTACCTCGCCCACAAGTGCGGGACGAACCGGCGTGTAAGCGACAAGCAGCCTGGATTCGATCAGACCCCGCACCGGCAACGGCGCGGGGTTTTTCATTTTAGTAACCGCGAAACGCAAACCCCTTCCTACCCACACCGTCCCGAGGAAATCCGCCCCATGACCAGTTCCGCCCAGCCCACCACCAAGATCGCCATCGTCGGCTACGGCAGCCAGGGCCGCGCGCACGCGCTGAACCTGCGCGAGTCCGGCTTCGACGTCACTGTCGGCCTGCGCGCGGGCGGCCCGACCGAAGCCAAGGCGCAGGCCGACGGCTTCGTGGTCAAGAGCCCCGCCGAGGCGGTCAAGGACGCCGACCTGGTCGCGGTGCTGACCCCGGACATGGTGCAGAAGACGCTGTACGACGAGGTGCTGGCGCCGAACATGAAGCAGGGCGCCTGCCTGCTGTTCGCGCACGGCCTGAACGTGCATTTCGACATGATCAAGCCGCGCGCCGACCTGGACGTGGTGCTGGTCGCGCCGAAGGGCCCGGGCGCGCTGGTGCGCCGCGAGTACGAGATCGGCCGCGGCGTGCCGTGCATCTGGGCGGTGTACCAGGACAAGAGCGGCAAGGCCGAACAGTTCGCGCTTGAGTACGCCGCCGGCCTGGGCGGTGCGCGCGCCAACCTGATCAAGACCACCTTCAAGGAAGAGACCGAGACCGACCTGTTCGGCGAGCAGGCGGTGCTGTGCGGCGGCGCCTCGTCGCTGGTCCAGGCCGGTTTCGAAGTGCTGGTGGAAGCCGGCTACCAGCCGGAAATCGCCTACTACGAAGTGCTGCACGAACTGAAGCTGATCGTGGACCTGTTCTACGAAGGCGGCATCACCCGCATGCTCGAGTTCGTTTCCGAGACCGCGCAGTACGGCGACTACGTCAGCGGCCCGCGGGTCATCGACGCGGCCACCAAGGAGCGCATGCGCGACGTGCTGACCGACATCCAGAACGGCACCTTCACCAAGAACTGGGTCGCCGAATACGAAGCCGGCCTGCCCAACTACACCAAGTTCAAGCAGGCCGACCTGGAGCACCCGATCGAAGTGGTCGGCAAGCAGCTGCGCGCCAAGATGGTCTGGTTGAACGGCGAGGCGGCTGCCGCCAAGCCGGCCACCGGCCAGCAAGCCGCGTAATCCGCGGCTCCCCCACCCGCTTTCACCGAAAGGTCGCCACCGTATGAACTCCTCCGCTCACGGCACGCCCCGCAACGGCGCGCGCTGGCTGACGCAGGCCCTGGAAGCCGAAGGCGTGGACACGCTGTTCGGCTATCCGGGCGGCACCATCATGCCGTTCTACGACGCGCTGGTAGACAGCCAGCTCAAGCACATCCTGGTCCGCCACGAGCAGGGCGCGGCACTGGCCGCCAACGGCTACGCCCGCGCCAGCGGCCGGGTCGGGGTCTGCGTCGCCACTTCCGGCCCGGGCGCCTCCAACCTGGTCACGGGCATCGCCGACGCGATGCTGGACTCGGTGCCGATGATCTGCCTGACCGGGCAGGTCGCCACGCCGCTGCTGGGCACCGACGCGTTCCAGGAACTGGACGTGTTCGGGCTGACCCTGCCGATCGTCAAGCACAGCTTCCTGGTGCGCCGCGTGGACGACCTGCCGCAGGTGCTGCGCGACGCGTTCCGCATCGCCCGCGAAGGGCGTCCGGGGCCGGTGCTGATCGACCTGCCCAAGGACGTGCAGCTGGGCGACGCCTCGCACCTGCCCGACCACGTGCCGGCCGCGGTGCCGGTGCCGCCGTCGCCGCACGCCGAGGCCCTGGCCGAAGCGCTGGCGGCGATCGCCGGCGCCGAGAAGCCGGTCATCTACGGCGGCGGCGGCATCGCCCTGGCCGACGCGGTGGACGCGTTCCGCCAGTTCGTCGACAGCACCCGCATCCCCACCGTGCTGACCCTGCGCGGGCTGGGCGCGTTGCCGCACGGGCATCCGCACTACCTGGGCATGCTCGGCATGCACGGCACCCGCGCCGCCAACATGGCGGTGCAGGAATCGGACCTGCTGATCGTGGTCGGCGCCCGTTTCGACGACCGCGCCACCGGCAAGCTGGCCGAGTTCGCCCCGTTCGCGCGGGTCATCCACCTGGATGCCGACGCCTGCGAGATCTCCAAGCTGCGCCATGCCGACATCGCGGTGCCCGGCGACGTGGCCGAAGCGCTGCGCACCCTGTGCACGGCCACCAGCACCTGCGAGGCCTGGCACGCGCGCTGCGTCGGCCATCGCGAGAAGTTCGGCGCCCGCTACGACGCGCCGGGCGATGACATCTACGCGCCCGGCCTGCTGAAGCGGCTGAGCGAGCTGGCCCCGGCCGACACCATCATCGCCTGCGACGTCGGCCAGCACCAGATGTGGGTCGCGCAACATTGCCGCTTCAACCATCCGCGCAACCACCTGACCAGCGGCGCGCTGGGCACGATGGGCTTCGGCCTGCCGGCGGCGATGGGCGCGCAGTTCGCCTGCCCGGACCGCACCGTGGTGCTGGTCAGCGGCGACGGCAGCTTCATGATGAACGTGCAGGAGCTGGTCACCATCGCGCGCTGCAAGCTGCCGGTGAAGATCGTGCTGCTGGACAACAGTTCGTTGGGCATGGTGCGGCAGTGGCAGGAACTGTTCTTCGCCGAGCGCTACAGCGAGATCGACCTGTCCGACAACCCGGATTTCGCCGCGCTGGCGCAGGTGTTCGGCATCCCGGCCAAGCGCATCACCGCGCGCGGCCAGGTCGAGGACGGGCTGGCCGAACTGCTGGCGCAGCCGGGCCCGGCGCTGCTGCACGTGGCCATCGACGCGCGCGCCAACGTGTGGCCGCTGGTGCCGCCGAACACCGCCAACAGCACCATGCTGGAAAGCAATCCCGCGACCCAGCGCCAGGAGACCCCCCATGCGATACCAGCTTGACCTGGTGCTGAAGCCGGCCGAAGGCGCGCTGCTGCGCGCGATCGGCATGGCCGAGCGGCGCGGCTTCGCGCCGCTGTCGATCACCGGCGCGCCGGTGGCCGACGACGCCGGCCGCTGGCACCTGCAGATGGTGGTCGACGGCAACCGCCCGGGCGAAAGCCTGCGCCTGCAGATGGAGAAGGTGTACGACTGCGAGTCGGTGCGGGTGACCGCGTTGGATGGGGCGCCGTGACGCGCACGGGACCAGGGACCGGGGACCGGGGACCCGGGATGGGCATTGCCGGCGCCTCGTGCGTCGCGCGCCGTCCGCAAGCTTCCGCTCGCCCGCGGAGGGGCCTTCTTCCATGGAGATCGCTTCTTCGCGCCAACCCGCTTTTCCGGGTCCCCGGTCCCCGGTCCCCGGTCCCGCGGCCGCCCCATGCCTGACCCCGACCGCCCCGCCTCGCAGGAACCGGACGTAGGCGACGTAGCGGTCAGCGTCGCCGACGTGCTGGCCGCGCAGGCGCGGCTGCGCCGTTACCTGCCGCCGACGCCGGTGCACTACGCCGAGCGCTTCGGCGTGTGGCTGAAGCTGGAGAATCTGCAGCGCACCGGATCCTACAAGGTGCGCGGCGCGCTGAACGCGCTGCTGGCCGGGCTGGAGCGCGGCGACGAGCGCACGATCATCTGCGCCTCGGCCGGCAACCATGCGCAGGGCGTGGCCTGGGCCGCGCACCGGCTGGGCGTGCAGGCGATCACGGTGATGCCGCACGGCGCGCCGCAGACCAAGATCGCCGGCGTCGCGCACTGGGGCGCCACCGTGCGCCAGCACGGCAACAGCTACGACGAGGCCTTCGCCTTCGCCCGCGAGCTGGCCGAGCAGAACGGCTACCGCTTCCTGTCCGCGTTCGACGACCCGGACGTGATCGCCGGCCAGGGCACGGTCGGCATCGAGCTGGCCGCGCATGCGCCGGACGTGGTGATCGTGCCGATCGGCGGCGGCGGCCTGGCCGCCGGCGTGGCCCTGGCGCTGCGCTCGCAGGGCGTGCGCATCGTCGGTGCGCAGGTCGAAGGCGTGGATTCGATGGCGCGGGCGATCCGCGGCGATATCCGCGCCGTGGACCCGGTGCCCACCCTGGCCGACGGCGTCAAGGTTAAAATCCCCGGATTCATCACCCGCCGGCTGTGCGCCAGCCTGCTCGACGACGTGGTGATCGTGCGCGAGGCGGAACTGCGCGAGACGCTGGTGCGCCTGGCGCTGGAGGAGCACGTCATCGCCGAGGGCGCCGGCGCGCTGGCGCTGGCCGCCGGCCGCCGCGTCTCCGGCAAGCGCAAGTGCGCGGTGGTGTCCGGCGGCAACATCGACGCCGGCGTGCTGGCGACGCTGCTGTCGGAGGTGCGTCCGCGCACGCCGCGCAAGCCGCGCCGCCGCAACACCGAGCGACTTCGCAGCCAGCTCGCCGCCGCTCCGCCCGCTCCACGCCGTCCCATGCCCACGCCCCCCCATCCGCCAGCCACCGCCGCCGTAGAGGAAACCATCTGGTGAACACTTCGTCTTCTTCCCAGACCCCCCGCATCCGCATTTTCGACACCACCCTGCGCGACGGCGAGCAATCCCCCGGCTGCAGCATGACCCCGCCGCAGAAGCTGGTCATGGCGCGCGCCCTGGCCGAGCTGGGCGTGGACATCATCGAGACCGGCTTCCCGGCCAGTTCGCAGTCCGACCGCGAGGCGATGGCGCTGATCGGCCGCGAATTGCGCGAGCCGACCCTGGCGGTGCTGTCGCGCTGCCTGGCCACCGACATCGAAATCTCGGCGCGCGCGCTGGAAGCGGCGGCCAAGCCGCGCCTGCACGTGTTCCTGTCGACCAGCCCGCTGCACCGCGAGCACAAGCTGCGGATGAGCCGCGAGCAGGTGCTGGAATCGGTACGCAAGCACGTCTCGCTGGCGCGCCAGTACGTGGACGACGTGGAATTCTCGGCCGAGGACGCCACCCGCACCGAGGAGGATTTCCTGGCCGAGGTCGCCGCAGTGGCGATCGCCGCCGGCGCCACCACCATCAACCTGCCCGACACGGTCGGCTTCACCACACCCGAAGAGATCCGCGGCATGTTCGCGCGGCTGATCGCCAGCGTGCCCGGCGCCGAGCGGGTGATCTTCAGCACCCATTGCCACAACGACCTGGGCCTGGCCGTGGCCAACTCGCTGGCCGCGGTGGAAGGCGGCGCGCGGCAGGTGGAATGCACCATCAACGGCATCGGCGAGCGCGCCGGCAACTGCGCGCTGGAAGAGATCGCGATGGCGCTGAAGGTGCGCAACGCGTTCTACGAGATCGACACCGCGATCAACACCCAACGCATCGTCGCCAGCTCGCAGCTGCTGCAGCGGCTGGTCGGCATGCCGGTGCAGCGCAACAAGGCGATCGTCGGCGGCAACGCCTTCGCCCACGAATCGGGCATCCACCAGCACGGCATGCTGCGCCACCGCGGCACCTACGAGATCATGCGTCCGGAAGACGTGGGTTGGGAGTCCTCGCAGATGGTGCTGGGCCGCCACAGCGGCCGCGCCGCGGTCGAGCAGCGCCTGCGCGCGCTGGGCTACGTGCTGGAGGAAGCCGAACTGAACCTGGCGTTCGAGGCGTTCAAGGCGCTGTGCGAGCAGCAGCGCGTGGTCAACGACGCCGACCTGCAGGCGATGATGCAGGACGCGCCGGAAAGCCAGGGCTACCGGCTCGCGTCGATGACCGTCAGCGACCGCGGCCAGCGCGCCAGCGCGCAGGTCGAGCTGTCCGATCCGGACGGCCAGCGGGTCACCGAGCGCGCCGAAGGCGATGGCCCGGTGGATGCGCTGTTCGCCGCGCTCGCCGCCGCCACCGGCGTGCAGCTGACCCTGGACAGCTACCAGGTGCACAGCGTCGGCATCGGCGCCGATGCGCGCGGCGAGGCCAACCTCAGCGTGCGCCACGGCGAAGTCGAGTACGACGGCACCGGCACCAGCCGCGACATCATCGAGGCCAGCGCGTTGGCCTGGCTGGACGTGGCCAACCGCGTGCTGCGCCAGCGCCAGGGCGCGCACGCCGGCGCCGCGACGGCGGCCGCCTGAGCGGCCACGCCCCCGTCATCGTCGCCATGCACCCTGCTCCGTTCCCACCCTCGCCCAGCGTCCCTGCCAGGTAGTCCCGTAATGTCTTCGACCCCCCGTACCCTGTACGACAAGCTGTGGGACGCGCACGTCGTCGTCCCCGAAAGCAGCACCGCTCCGGCGGTGCTGTACATCGACCTGCACCTGATCCACGAGGTGACCTCGCCGCAGGCGTTCACCGAACTGAAGTCGCGCGGCCTCAAGCCACGCCGGCCCGACCGCACCAAGGCGACGATGGACCACTCCACGCCGACCCTGCCGCGCGGCGCCGACGGCAAGCTGCCGTACTACACCAAGGCCTCCGAGGCGCAGGTGGACATGCTCGCGCGCAACTGCGCCGACTACGGCATCGAACTGTTCGACATGGCCTCGGACAACCGCGGCATCGTGCACGTGATCGCGCCCGAGCAGGGCTTCACCCAGCCCGGCATGACCATCGTCTGCGGCGACAGCCACACCTCCACCCACGGCGCGTTCGGCGCGCTGGCGTTCGGCATCGGCACCAGCGAGGTCGGCCACGTGCTGGCCACGCAGTGCCTGCTGCAGCGCAAGGCCAAGACCATGGCGATCAGCGTCGACGGGCCGCTGGCGCCGGGCGTGGGCGCCAAGGACGTGATCCTGCACATCATCGGCGTGATCGGGGTCAACGGCGGTACCGGCCACGTGCTCGAATACCGCGGCTCCACCATCGAAGCGATGGACATGGAGCAGCGCATGACCCTGTGCAACATGTCGATCGAGGCCGGCGCGCGCGCCGGCATGGTCGCGCCTGACCAGATCACCTTCGACTGGATGGCGAA
This sequence is a window from Xanthomonas sp. CFBP 8443. Protein-coding genes within it:
- a CDS encoding 2-isopropylmalate synthase — encoded protein: MNTSSSSQTPRIRIFDTTLRDGEQSPGCSMTPPQKLVMARALAELGVDIIETGFPASSQSDREAMALIGRELREPTLAVLSRCLATDIEISARALEAAAKPRLHVFLSTSPLHREHKLRMSREQVLESVRKHVSLARQYVDDVEFSAEDATRTEEDFLAEVAAVAIAAGATTINLPDTVGFTTPEEIRGMFARLIASVPGAERVIFSTHCHNDLGLAVANSLAAVEGGARQVECTINGIGERAGNCALEEIAMALKVRNAFYEIDTAINTQRIVASSQLLQRLVGMPVQRNKAIVGGNAFAHESGIHQHGMLRHRGTYEIMRPEDVGWESSQMVLGRHSGRAAVEQRLRALGYVLEEAELNLAFEAFKALCEQQRVVNDADLQAMMQDAPESQGYRLASMTVSDRGQRASAQVELSDPDGQRVTERAEGDGPVDALFAALAAATGVQLTLDSYQVHSVGIGADARGEANLSVRHGEVEYDGTGTSRDIIEASALAWLDVANRVLRQRQGAHAGAATAAA
- a CDS encoding threonine dehydratase — its product is MPDPDRPASQEPDVGDVAVSVADVLAAQARLRRYLPPTPVHYAERFGVWLKLENLQRTGSYKVRGALNALLAGLERGDERTIICASAGNHAQGVAWAAHRLGVQAITVMPHGAPQTKIAGVAHWGATVRQHGNSYDEAFAFARELAEQNGYRFLSAFDDPDVIAGQGTVGIELAAHAPDVVIVPIGGGGLAAGVALALRSQGVRIVGAQVEGVDSMARAIRGDIRAVDPVPTLADGVKVKIPGFITRRLCASLLDDVVIVREAELRETLVRLALEEHVIAEGAGALALAAGRRVSGKRKCAVVSGGNIDAGVLATLLSEVRPRTPRKPRRRNTERLRSQLAAAPPAPRRPMPTPPHPPATAAVEETIW
- the leuC gene encoding 3-isopropylmalate dehydratase large subunit → MSSTPRTLYDKLWDAHVVVPESSTAPAVLYIDLHLIHEVTSPQAFTELKSRGLKPRRPDRTKATMDHSTPTLPRGADGKLPYYTKASEAQVDMLARNCADYGIELFDMASDNRGIVHVIAPEQGFTQPGMTIVCGDSHTSTHGAFGALAFGIGTSEVGHVLATQCLLQRKAKTMAISVDGPLAPGVGAKDVILHIIGVIGVNGGTGHVLEYRGSTIEAMDMEQRMTLCNMSIEAGARAGMVAPDQITFDWMANTPRGPKGAEFDAAVQRWSQLRSDPGARFDVEVRIDARDIRPTLTWGTHPGTAIAVDVPIPAAQDAAAQKGLDYMHFASGHALIGTPVDVVFVGSCTNGRLSDMREVAQVLRGRRVAPNVRMLVVPGSEIVKRQAEAEGIHEVVRAAGAEWRESGCSMCIAMNGDLVAPGQLAVSTSNRNFEGRQGPGARTLLASPMTAAWAAVNGQVSDPRTLFAEVA
- the ilvC gene encoding ketol-acid reductoisomerase: MTSSAQPTTKIAIVGYGSQGRAHALNLRESGFDVTVGLRAGGPTEAKAQADGFVVKSPAEAVKDADLVAVLTPDMVQKTLYDEVLAPNMKQGACLLFAHGLNVHFDMIKPRADLDVVLVAPKGPGALVRREYEIGRGVPCIWAVYQDKSGKAEQFALEYAAGLGGARANLIKTTFKEETETDLFGEQAVLCGGASSLVQAGFEVLVEAGYQPEIAYYEVLHELKLIVDLFYEGGITRMLEFVSETAQYGDYVSGPRVIDAATKERMRDVLTDIQNGTFTKNWVAEYEAGLPNYTKFKQADLEHPIEVVGKQLRAKMVWLNGEAAAAKPATGQQAA
- the ilvG gene encoding acetolactate synthase 2 catalytic subunit, whose protein sequence is MNSSAHGTPRNGARWLTQALEAEGVDTLFGYPGGTIMPFYDALVDSQLKHILVRHEQGAALAANGYARASGRVGVCVATSGPGASNLVTGIADAMLDSVPMICLTGQVATPLLGTDAFQELDVFGLTLPIVKHSFLVRRVDDLPQVLRDAFRIAREGRPGPVLIDLPKDVQLGDASHLPDHVPAAVPVPPSPHAEALAEALAAIAGAEKPVIYGGGGIALADAVDAFRQFVDSTRIPTVLTLRGLGALPHGHPHYLGMLGMHGTRAANMAVQESDLLIVVGARFDDRATGKLAEFAPFARVIHLDADACEISKLRHADIAVPGDVAEALRTLCTATSTCEAWHARCVGHREKFGARYDAPGDDIYAPGLLKRLSELAPADTIIACDVGQHQMWVAQHCRFNHPRNHLTSGALGTMGFGLPAAMGAQFACPDRTVVLVSGDGSFMMNVQELVTIARCKLPVKIVLLDNSSLGMVRQWQELFFAERYSEIDLSDNPDFAALAQVFGIPAKRITARGQVEDGLAELLAQPGPALLHVAIDARANVWPLVPPNTANSTMLESNPATQRQETPHAIPA
- a CDS encoding ACT domain-containing protein; this translates as MRYQLDLVLKPAEGALLRAIGMAERRGFAPLSITGAPVADDAGRWHLQMVVDGNRPGESLRLQMEKVYDCESVRVTALDGAP